From the genome of Biomphalaria glabrata chromosome 1, xgBioGlab47.1, whole genome shotgun sequence, one region includes:
- the LOC106054299 gene encoding uncharacterized protein LOC106054299 isoform X1: MEDVIEHVNLKPEPSYRNSSASDKALMTADNPFTPHYDLSLLPEHRQPMQIPSNSVLPGESSSTEVPNDKSDVAEDAIDSESVKGIFGWATVDGTCIPTILRRQKKFVSVRIVERKLLSKYPNTFPDELGKKDPLVSYFITAAEAKLLNEINVTHCDYEYGHNPFTVKDLIVDLEEFEEFFKIVKKTFPAEVLAKIGGELSLSAAAPLGKTDLSQCCGWMQINNTVSPYILRTENGKQVKLVPLSVIVYAAGLLTNSSVDGLLPTPQECSFLNEACKTAGFEFEFGKNTRLISINEVLQRCQVQLFELPFKNPLQHARYLDSRTGQPSSSPLVTPISQANSTASLHTHQPPRPVRASPSQPANMELIPVSQPDINPFLSMFQSPSLRPQMLGLSGNYNALQQHYAGIDPARLPLQRSQLIADNAVDNSGAAISHSIPGLSWPGMPRLPPPAHSNTSSMMVKTPPVTPDPPISVAYPLSSLPQQPKISPSMPDLSHPIYQRSHAPQRPSVSQLLQKDNSAHMVRYPPPVTGLPPSPHQYAQSSAFPFGVNQFDSSLFARTEIPDPRYLRDSTGANSAGSRRRSLESPQNSALHMPHFAQLMHATPASYSSNNNYQKAELSRMISACLVNGKSISCLNVNFSHRKGNFCLVEAVSKLYFPTVPLAEFVKVLQTILKVNLYECTAEEEAAFVQYYNLPVNKLKCNKIIRVDDLENYFPQLNYMFTKCSTEQASKSDALAGHKRRASSPLTGQPSKMQHPKSEGVSGMHHGTGAGVASNGGTRYQALDAAPVIVIDE; encoded by the exons atG GAAGATGTGATTGAGCATGTCAACCTAAAACCGGAGCCTTCCTATAGAAACAGCTCAGCTTCTGACAAGGCTCTGATGACTGCTGACAATCCATTTACTCCACACTATGATCTGTCACTCCTCCCTGAACACAGGCAGCCAATGCAGATCCCAAGCAATTCTGTTCTCCCTGGAGAAAGTTCCAGCACTGAGGTACCCAATGACAAGTCAGATGTTGCTGAAGATGCCATTGACAGTGAATCAGTGAAAGGGATATTTGGATGGGCAACTGTCGATGGCACTTGCATTCCCACTATCCTTAGAAGGCAAAAGAAATTTGTTTCTGTTCGGATAGTGGAGCGAAAACTGCTCAGCAAGTATCCTAATACATTTCCCGATGAGCTGGGGAAAAAAGATCCTCTTGTTAGTTATTTTATTACAGCAGCTGAAGCAAAACTTCTCAATGAGATCAATGTCACCCATTGTGACTATGAGTATGGGCACAATCCTTTTACAGTGAAAGATCTTATCGTAGACTTGGAGGAGTTTGAAGAGTTCTTCAAAATTGTGAAAAAGACATTTCCTGCAGAGGTTTTAGCTAAAATTGGAGGAGAACTCTCTTTATCAGCTGCAGCACCATTAGGGAAAACTGATCTTTCACAATGCTGTGGATGGATGCAGATTAATAACACTGTATCTCCATACATTCTGCGTACTGAAAATGGGAAACAAGTTAAGTTGGTCCCATTGTCTGTTATAGTCTATGCTGCAGGGCTGTTAACTAATTCAAGTGTAGATGGATTACTTCCTACACCGCAAGAATGTTCTTTTCTGAATGAAGCTTGCAAGACAGCAGgatttgagtttgagtttggTAAAAACACACGGTTAATATCTATTAATGAAGTTTTGCAAAGATGTCAAGTTCAGCTTTTTGAATTGccatttaaaaatcctttacAACACGCTCGTTACTTGGATTCACGGACAGGTCAGCCATCATCCAGTCCTTTAGTGACACCTATATCTCAGGCTAATTCTACAGCATCTTTGCACACACACCAGCCACCTAGGCCAGTGAGAGCATCTCCTAGCCAGCCAGCTAATATGGAACTGATTCCAGTTTCTCAACCAGATATAAACCCATTTTTATCTATGTTTCAGTCTCCTAGTCTACGTCCCCAGATGCTTGGCTTGTCTGGTAATTACAATGCTCTCCAACAGCATTATGCTGGCATCGACCCTGCACGCTTGCCTCTGCAGCGATCTCAGTTGATTGCAGACAATGCGGTAGACAATAGTGGTGCTGCCATTTCTCATTCAATCCCAGGATTATCTTGGCCAGGAATGCCTAGATTGCCACCTCCGGCTCATTCAAACACTTCTTCTATGATGGTCAAAACACCACCAGTCACCCCAGATCCTCCCATATCTGTGGCATATCCTCTTTCAAGTCTTCCTCAGCAACCCAAGATTTCTCCATCCATGCCAGATCTAAGCCATCCAATCTATCAACGCTCTCATGCACCACAGAGACCTTCTGTTTCTCAGCTTCTGCAGAAAGACAATTCAGCCCATATGGTCAGATATCCCCCACCTGTCACAGGATTGCCCCCATCACCTCATCAGTATGCACAATCGTCAGCGTTTCCATTTGGAGTCAACCAGTTTGATAGTTCTCTTTTTGCTAGGACAGAAATTCCAGATCCAAGATATCTACGAGACTCTACTGGAGCCAATTCAGCAGGTTCTCGGAGGCGAAGCCTCGAGTCTCCACAAAATTCTGCACTTCACATGCCCCACTTTGCTCAGTTAATGCACGCCACACCTGCATCTTATTCCAGCAATAATAATTACCAGAAAGCGGAGCTTTCTCGAATGATCTCTGCCTGCTTAGTCAATGGAAAAAGCATATCTTGTTTGAATGTGAATTTTTCACACCGTAAAGGCAACTTTTGTCTAGTTGAGGCTGTCTCAAAATTGTATTTTCCAACTGTTCCACTGGCTGAATTTGTGAAAGTTttacaaactattttaaaagtaaatctcTACGAATGCACTGCAGAGGAAGAAGCTGCCTTTGTTCAGTATTACAATCTTCCCGTCAACAAACTGAAGTGTAACAAAATCATCAGGGTAGATGACCTTGAGAACTACTTCCCTCAACTTAATTATATGTTTACCAAATGCTCGACAGAGCAGGCTAGTAAGTCTGATGCTCTAGCTGGGCATAAGAGGCGTGCCTCCTCCCCTCTCACTGGTCAGCCTTCCAAGATGCAGCATCCTAAATCGGAAGGTGTTAGCGgcatgcatcatggcactggtGCAGGTGTTGCGTCAAATGGAG GCACACGATATCAAGCTCTTGATGCAGCTCCTGTGATTGTTATAGATGAGTAA
- the LOC106054299 gene encoding uncharacterized protein LOC106054299 isoform X2, translating into MEDVIEHVNLKPEPSYRNSSASDKALMTADNPFTPHYDLSLLPEHRQPMQIPSNSVLPGESSSTEVPNDKSDVAEDAIDSESVKGIFGWATVDGTCIPTILRRQKKFVSVRIVERKLLSKYPNTFPDELGKKDPLVSYFITAAEAKLLNEINVTHCDYEYGHNPFTVKDLIVDLEEFEEFFKIVKKTFPAEVLAKIGGELSLSAAAPLGKTDLSQCCGWMQINNTVSPYILRTENGKQVKLVPLSVIVYAAGLLTNSSVDGLLPTPQECSFLNEACKTAGFEFEFGKNTRLISINEVLQRCQVQLFELPFKNPLQHARYLDSRTGQPSSSPLVTPISQANSTASLHTHQPPRPVRASPSQPANMELIPVSQPDINPFLSMFQSPSLRPQMLGLSGNYNALQQHYAGIDPARLPLQRSQLIADNAVDNSGAAISHSIPGLSWPGMPRLPPPAHSNTSSMMVKTPPVTPDPPISVAYPLSSLPQQPKISPSMPDLSHPIYQRSHAPQRPSVSQLLQKDNSAHMVRYPPPVTGLPPSPHQYAQSSAFPFGVNQFDSSLFARTEIPDPRYLRDSTGANSAGSRRRSLESPQNSALHMPHFAQLMHATPASYSSNNNYQKAELSRMISACLVNGKSISCLNVNFSHRKGNFCLVEAVSKLYFPTVPLAEFVKVLQTILKVNLYECTAEEEAAFVQYYNLPVNKLKCNKIIRVDDLENYFPQLNYMFTKCSTEQASKSDALAGHKRRASSPLTGQPSKMQHPKSEGVSGMHHGTGAGVASNGGM; encoded by the exons atG GAAGATGTGATTGAGCATGTCAACCTAAAACCGGAGCCTTCCTATAGAAACAGCTCAGCTTCTGACAAGGCTCTGATGACTGCTGACAATCCATTTACTCCACACTATGATCTGTCACTCCTCCCTGAACACAGGCAGCCAATGCAGATCCCAAGCAATTCTGTTCTCCCTGGAGAAAGTTCCAGCACTGAGGTACCCAATGACAAGTCAGATGTTGCTGAAGATGCCATTGACAGTGAATCAGTGAAAGGGATATTTGGATGGGCAACTGTCGATGGCACTTGCATTCCCACTATCCTTAGAAGGCAAAAGAAATTTGTTTCTGTTCGGATAGTGGAGCGAAAACTGCTCAGCAAGTATCCTAATACATTTCCCGATGAGCTGGGGAAAAAAGATCCTCTTGTTAGTTATTTTATTACAGCAGCTGAAGCAAAACTTCTCAATGAGATCAATGTCACCCATTGTGACTATGAGTATGGGCACAATCCTTTTACAGTGAAAGATCTTATCGTAGACTTGGAGGAGTTTGAAGAGTTCTTCAAAATTGTGAAAAAGACATTTCCTGCAGAGGTTTTAGCTAAAATTGGAGGAGAACTCTCTTTATCAGCTGCAGCACCATTAGGGAAAACTGATCTTTCACAATGCTGTGGATGGATGCAGATTAATAACACTGTATCTCCATACATTCTGCGTACTGAAAATGGGAAACAAGTTAAGTTGGTCCCATTGTCTGTTATAGTCTATGCTGCAGGGCTGTTAACTAATTCAAGTGTAGATGGATTACTTCCTACACCGCAAGAATGTTCTTTTCTGAATGAAGCTTGCAAGACAGCAGgatttgagtttgagtttggTAAAAACACACGGTTAATATCTATTAATGAAGTTTTGCAAAGATGTCAAGTTCAGCTTTTTGAATTGccatttaaaaatcctttacAACACGCTCGTTACTTGGATTCACGGACAGGTCAGCCATCATCCAGTCCTTTAGTGACACCTATATCTCAGGCTAATTCTACAGCATCTTTGCACACACACCAGCCACCTAGGCCAGTGAGAGCATCTCCTAGCCAGCCAGCTAATATGGAACTGATTCCAGTTTCTCAACCAGATATAAACCCATTTTTATCTATGTTTCAGTCTCCTAGTCTACGTCCCCAGATGCTTGGCTTGTCTGGTAATTACAATGCTCTCCAACAGCATTATGCTGGCATCGACCCTGCACGCTTGCCTCTGCAGCGATCTCAGTTGATTGCAGACAATGCGGTAGACAATAGTGGTGCTGCCATTTCTCATTCAATCCCAGGATTATCTTGGCCAGGAATGCCTAGATTGCCACCTCCGGCTCATTCAAACACTTCTTCTATGATGGTCAAAACACCACCAGTCACCCCAGATCCTCCCATATCTGTGGCATATCCTCTTTCAAGTCTTCCTCAGCAACCCAAGATTTCTCCATCCATGCCAGATCTAAGCCATCCAATCTATCAACGCTCTCATGCACCACAGAGACCTTCTGTTTCTCAGCTTCTGCAGAAAGACAATTCAGCCCATATGGTCAGATATCCCCCACCTGTCACAGGATTGCCCCCATCACCTCATCAGTATGCACAATCGTCAGCGTTTCCATTTGGAGTCAACCAGTTTGATAGTTCTCTTTTTGCTAGGACAGAAATTCCAGATCCAAGATATCTACGAGACTCTACTGGAGCCAATTCAGCAGGTTCTCGGAGGCGAAGCCTCGAGTCTCCACAAAATTCTGCACTTCACATGCCCCACTTTGCTCAGTTAATGCACGCCACACCTGCATCTTATTCCAGCAATAATAATTACCAGAAAGCGGAGCTTTCTCGAATGATCTCTGCCTGCTTAGTCAATGGAAAAAGCATATCTTGTTTGAATGTGAATTTTTCACACCGTAAAGGCAACTTTTGTCTAGTTGAGGCTGTCTCAAAATTGTATTTTCCAACTGTTCCACTGGCTGAATTTGTGAAAGTTttacaaactattttaaaagtaaatctcTACGAATGCACTGCAGAGGAAGAAGCTGCCTTTGTTCAGTATTACAATCTTCCCGTCAACAAACTGAAGTGTAACAAAATCATCAGGGTAGATGACCTTGAGAACTACTTCCCTCAACTTAATTATATGTTTACCAAATGCTCGACAGAGCAGGCTAGTAAGTCTGATGCTCTAGCTGGGCATAAGAGGCGTGCCTCCTCCCCTCTCACTGGTCAGCCTTCCAAGATGCAGCATCCTAAATCGGAAGGTGTTAGCGgcatgcatcatggcactggtGCAGGTGTTGCGTCAAATGGAGGTATGTGA